CAGCCATATATACGTCATCAATCACATTACTCATCAGAACCAGCTTGTAAATACAAATAGAATCAAAATGAAGACTATTCTGAATGAGTTTCTTCTTGTTAATCTTGTTTTAGAGtgatattattgaatttattacAGAGTGAAGAATAAATTACAAAGCTACATACCAAGCTTCTTAATGATATATTCCTATCACTAGGATTCATGCTAACAAATGCTCCATAGGTTGTTTTGTGAAGCCCGTCCCTCAAAGAAGACCTGTTGAAGTTGTCAGTTTCATATCCAGCTAAGAGTTAAAATCAACTGAGAAAGATTTGAAAGGTGGTTGAATCAGAAGACGACCTGCTTTGGTCACTACACATGAGCACAGCATAATTGtcatttcttttaaatatgCGAAAGAAGACTGCAGTTTGTTCTGATAAGTCCTTAGATGCCAAAACCAGCAAACCAAATGGCCCAAGTGTGCCTTTAACAGATGCTTCCTTTTGACTACAGAGCAGTTGAGGATCAACCCAACTTGGGTCTACAGACTCAGCTTCATTCAGATTGGGCAGATCAAATGAAACTTCCACATCGGCCttaatggggaaaaaaaaaaaaaccagaattTGTATACAAATGAACTGGAATCATAATATGCAGAGTCACTGATTAGGATAAAATTAGTTACCTGTGAAGCTGTAATCCCTGAAACTTCAAAAATTGTACCACCCTTGAGCTCCTTACTATCGAAACTCACTTTATTGGTGCGTAGTTCCTCTATTTCCTTGATTGGCCACTGCACTAATTGTTGACCAGTTCTACTGAGCACAATGCTTCTAGGAATTGACTGGAAAACAAAGGGTATGGTTATAATCACGTAATTCAGCACTTATGCCTATATGGTTGATGGCTTGACATGGTTTCAGTAAACCCCATGGCAGCAATAGAGAACATGTAGCCTATTTTCATAAGCAAAAAATAAGTTCTCTACTCTGGAAACAAAAATGTTGATTAACCACTTCTGAAGTTCTAACTATGAAAACCACTAATTGGTTGAAATACTTTTGAAAATTGCAGTCATGTGTCAAGCATGAAGTCATAAGTTTGCTCTAGGCTactaggaaaaccaataaagTTCTGTCATTTCCTTAAAATATGTCTATTTGAAGCTACCCCATACCCCCATACATAATACATTGTCAAGTAatgaaaatgaacaaaaaaaaaagttgaaatttagTTTACCTGAATCCCAGACCATCCTTTCCTAATGTCATCTGATTCACTATCAGATTCAGTCACCCAGCCCCACAGTATACGCCTCTTCTTAGCACTGTCATAAAACGTTTTGGAAGCATAGAATTTTCCATAGTCATATCTCAAGTCAAATCCAGTATCCATAAAATCAGTGTCAGCCAAAAAATTCTCTGTTTTGAGTGTGTAATTTCCCAATATGTAGTGGTCACAATCTTTAAAACTTGCCTTCAGCACATGCTTGGTAAATATATCTTGAGCAGAGGTTTCAACTCCATTTTTGCTGTTGATACTGACAGGGTAAAAATCTGGACACTCCCACATGCCAGTTTTTGTTGATGAGTGGAGTGGTTTGTTACTCCTAGTCCAACTAACAAAATCTTTGCTTTGATATAGAATGGCCATTCCACGACCTTTGATCTTGCTGCCAATGATTACCCGCCATACTTTGTCTGGCCCTTGCCAAGCAGTTGTTGGGTCTCTAAAATTGTCTGGATCAATGTCATCGATTGGAGTCAATAGAGGATTATGAGGAGATTTCACCCATTCTATTAAGAGTGGGTCAGAAGCATTCTTGGGCACTGCCAAGTTTTGAACTTGGCGTTTTTTGAGGTCAGCTCCAGTGTACAAAATGGCAGGTTTTTCCCCAGAAAGGAATGTAGTTGAACCAGACCAGCAACCATTAATGTCAAAAGGCTCTGATGGATTAATGGCAGGTTCAAGATGAACCCAATTAACAAGATCATATGATATTGAATGACCCCATGAGATGTTACCCCACACAGCAGCATATGGATTGTATTGGTAAAATAGATGGTAAACACCCTTATAGAACATTGGTCCTGCAGTAAGATGGATTGCCATGTATCATACCATGTGCAAATTGTTCTGTACAATGTTGAAGCTTCAAACTTGACTGGAAATTCACCATTTTTGTTACTAAAAGTTCTACTGTGGCATGCTTCAAAACACcacaaaccaaaaacccaaaaagaaaaaaaatctattcccTTGTCCATCTAGAAAAACTTCATAGGTATGTATAAATACAAAGTATATTTCCCTTTAAGTCAAATCAAATACTCCATTTTATGGCCATCAGTAATTGTTCAATTAAAGAAATAACTTGTTGCAAAGTTTTAATTGGTTAGGTCTCACGTCTTTTTTATGAGAAAGTTCATGAATATTTGATAGtacattaaatttttatggAACTGAAATTCAATCTACTAGTCCTTGGAACCAAGGAactagaaatgaaaaaaagataaCTAAATCAACATAACATGAAGAAAATGTGAAAACATACCATTAGGATCTGTATTTCAACAACAGCCATGTGCCAATTACAACATGCCAAATTACATGAACAAAGAACAAAGTCAATACAGGTGTAAAATTGAAAGAAcaagagagaaatgaaaagaagGTTGTGAAGATTAACCATTCATCCAGTTTTTAGGAGGTTGAAAGTGGTAAGCAGTCCTGTAAGGCTGCTCTCTTGGAAGTGATTGAAGATTTCTGTAAGGTTGATGGGAGGCTTCAACTTCAACTCCATCACCAACCAGCAAAAAGCATAAACCAACAGCCCAAAGTACATTTATCTCCATCAGTTGCAGAGCTCAGTGATGGCTACACCCTTCCCATAGTGATGCCACAGAATTAGGTTTTCAAAGCAGAAATTGAAccagcttcatttttttttatattcaactTGCATTTTATTACTGCATATAGAGTGAATATCTTGTATCAACTTGCATTGACTCTGTTATTCTAATTGCAACagtgttttttaatatattcttGAGTTGTAAAGATTATAAAACTATGGACCATGTGAGCATGCCACCAGGTGGTCCAGGCGCCTCTATGTAGCTCACAAGTTATTACACTAATGTGCTTTTATTCTAATAGTAAAAACTCCATTAAGCTAACAAAAAAATTCTGAGAAGTGAAAAGCATGACAGAATAGCACAAgaggtgaaaaaaaagaaagaaaaaaaaatcgacAAAACTGAAAAGACAAAGTCAGAAAGAAAT
This genomic stretch from Castanea sativa cultivar Marrone di Chiusa Pesio chromosome 1, ASM4071231v1 harbors:
- the LOC142621855 gene encoding beta-fructofuranosidase, insoluble isoenzyme CWINV1-like; the encoded protein is MEINVLWAVGLCFLLVGDGVEVEASHQPYRNLQSLPREQPYRTAYHFQPPKNWMNDPNGPMFYKGVYHLFYQYNPYAAVWGNISWGHSISYDLVNWVHLEPAINPSEPFDINGCWSGSTTFLSGEKPAILYTGADLKKRQVQNLAVPKNASDPLLIEWVKSPHNPLLTPIDDIDPDNFRDPTTAWQGPDKVWRVIIGSKIKGRGMAILYQSKDFVSWTRSNKPLHSSTKTGMWECPDFYPVSINSKNGVETSAQDIFTKHVLKASFKDCDHYILGNYTLKTENFLADTDFMDTGFDLRYDYGKFYASKTFYDSAKKRRILWGWVTESDSESDDIRKGWSGIQSIPRSIVLSRTGQQLVQWPIKEIEELRTNKVSFDSKELKGGTIFEVSGITASQADVEVSFDLPNLNEAESVDPSWVDPQLLCSQKEASVKGTLGPFGLLVLASKDLSEQTAVFFRIFKRNDNYAVLMCSDQSRSSLRDGLHKTTYGAFVSMNPSDRNISLRSLIDHSVVESFDGGGRTCITARVYPKLAIDKEAYLYVFNNGTLSVRISKLSAWSMKRAQIFPIKKRRKPQIN